A single region of the Paludibacter jiangxiensis genome encodes:
- a CDS encoding DUF6057 family protein: protein MKSQKKKDGVKKKSLPFKNISDYTQFQLGCIALFVLLAFNLTSVQNDSVLKWIDEFSIFLPTSLFFSDCFRFAGGLLIYLGTFFTQFLYYPWLGSVAFILLLLAIQYLSIKAFRIPRHYFPLSFIPGLMLLLSVSDLGYVWMSLKSPGYFFSNALGTVSFLLLFIAYKRTLHLLLRLASLVFIVAIGYPLFGFYALFTGLIIVLYELFPFWRDKDAMRFVIVGVGLSAIVLIPQAYYYFAYSYMQQFYVYTAVLPRFFFNSAEFVLWIPFILLFLSFLLALLFLFRHSEVSPKPAKTAVVLSSIIYVCALIFTYVMSYQNENFMAEVKMAAAVDKGNWQKVTVIAGNMRGTPTRNVVLNNNLAIFKLGYNAGKGVMDINNVVPTPSVRPGMALLLMSGRSLFYNYGKINESYRWSMEGTVEFGLRVTYLKYMVKCALLNQEYALARKYNNVLSQTMFHRKWAEKYQRYIDDPRLVKEDKEMNAIRSLMQKGDSINIDFH, encoded by the coding sequence ATGAAATCACAGAAAAAAAAGGACGGTGTCAAAAAGAAATCTTTGCCGTTCAAGAATATATCTGATTATACTCAGTTTCAATTGGGTTGTATTGCACTGTTTGTGCTGTTGGCGTTTAATCTGACAAGTGTACAAAACGATTCGGTGCTGAAGTGGATTGACGAATTCTCCATTTTTTTACCTACCTCTCTCTTTTTTTCTGACTGCTTTCGGTTTGCTGGTGGATTGCTGATCTATTTGGGGACATTTTTCACGCAATTTCTATACTATCCGTGGTTGGGAAGTGTTGCGTTTATTTTGCTCCTGCTGGCAATTCAATACTTATCCATTAAGGCTTTTCGTATTCCCCGGCACTATTTTCCTCTCTCCTTTATTCCTGGGTTAATGCTTCTGCTGTCTGTTTCCGATTTAGGATACGTTTGGATGTCGCTTAAATCGCCAGGCTATTTTTTCTCCAATGCTTTGGGAACAGTGTCTTTTTTGCTGTTGTTCATCGCATATAAAAGAACTCTTCATCTGCTGCTTCGTCTTGCCAGTCTTGTTTTTATCGTTGCAATAGGTTATCCCTTGTTCGGTTTTTATGCTCTATTCACCGGGCTAATCATTGTTCTTTACGAACTGTTTCCATTTTGGAGAGACAAAGATGCGATGCGATTTGTAATTGTCGGCGTGGGTTTGTCTGCGATTGTTTTAATTCCGCAGGCATATTATTATTTTGCGTATAGTTACATGCAGCAGTTTTATGTATATACAGCTGTTCTGCCCCGTTTCTTTTTCAATTCAGCGGAGTTCGTTTTGTGGATTCCGTTCATCCTGTTGTTTCTATCTTTTCTGCTGGCTCTGTTGTTTTTGTTCCGACATAGCGAAGTTTCTCCGAAACCGGCTAAAACTGCCGTAGTCTTATCTTCTATAATTTACGTGTGTGCTCTGATTTTTACCTATGTGATGTCGTATCAAAACGAAAACTTTATGGCAGAGGTAAAAATGGCTGCTGCAGTGGACAAAGGGAATTGGCAAAAAGTAACGGTGATAGCCGGAAATATGAGGGGGACACCTACTCGTAATGTGGTATTGAATAACAATTTGGCCATATTTAAGCTCGGCTATAATGCGGGAAAAGGAGTGATGGATATTAACAATGTAGTTCCAACCCCGAGTGTTCGTCCCGGTATGGCACTTCTGCTGATGAGTGGTCGTTCGCTTTTTTATAACTATGGTAAGATAAATGAGAGTTACCGGTGGAGCATGGAAGGAACAGTAGAGTTTGGGTTGCGAGTGACTTATCTCAAATATATGGTAAAGTGTGCATTGCTGAACCAGGAGTATGCTTTAGCCCGGAAATACAACAACGTATTGTCTCAAACAATGTTTCATCGCAAATGGGCCGAAAAATATCAACGCTACATAGACGATCCTCGTTTGGTAAAGGAGGATAAAGAGATGAACGCCATTCGATCGTTGATGCAAAAGGGAGATAGTATTAATATTGATTTTCATTAA
- the miaB gene encoding tRNA (N6-isopentenyl adenosine(37)-C2)-methylthiotransferase MiaB codes for MQNPNNKDNTNHTDSLSLDKKLFIETYGCQMNVADSEVVVSILEMDGYSLTEKITEADAIMVNTCSVRDNAEQKILSRLDYFKSLRKKKPNLIVGIIGCMAERVKEDLINNHNVDVVVGPDAYLDIPNLMGAVEKGEKAINVELSTTETYKDVLPARIGNPISGFISIMRGCNNFCSYCIVPYTRGRERSRDPESILNELRDLQNRGYKEVTLLGQNVNSFRFEKEGNVVDFPALLELVAQEAPEMRIRFSTSHPKDMSDKTLEVIAAHNNLCKYIHLPVQSGSNDVLKRMNRKYTREWYLDRIAAIKRILPEASITTDVFCGFPSETEEDHAQTLSLMKEVGFDSAFMFKYSERPGTYAAKNLPDDISEEVKIERLQQIIDLQNTLSAEANKKSIGKTYEVLIEGYSKRSRDHFFGRTSQNKVAVFPKGGHHIGEFVNVKIVDTSSATLIGELI; via the coding sequence ATGCAGAATCCTAATAATAAGGATAACACTAACCATACAGATTCGCTTTCTCTCGATAAGAAACTCTTTATTGAAACATACGGCTGCCAGATGAACGTAGCCGATAGCGAGGTCGTTGTTTCCATTCTGGAGATGGACGGATACTCCCTTACAGAAAAAATTACCGAAGCTGACGCCATCATGGTAAATACCTGTTCGGTGCGCGACAATGCCGAACAGAAAATTCTCTCCCGTCTCGACTATTTCAAGTCATTACGCAAGAAGAAGCCAAATCTGATTGTAGGTATTATCGGATGTATGGCCGAACGTGTAAAAGAAGATCTCATCAACAATCATAATGTGGATGTAGTAGTAGGGCCGGATGCTTATCTCGACATTCCAAACCTGATGGGTGCCGTTGAAAAAGGCGAAAAAGCCATCAACGTGGAGTTATCTACAACAGAAACTTATAAAGATGTACTGCCCGCACGTATAGGAAATCCTATTTCTGGTTTTATTTCCATTATGCGTGGCTGCAATAATTTCTGCTCTTATTGCATCGTGCCTTATACACGCGGTCGCGAACGCAGCCGTGATCCGGAAAGCATTCTCAACGAACTGCGCGACTTACAAAACCGTGGCTACAAGGAAGTCACCCTTCTGGGACAAAACGTAAATTCATTCCGCTTCGAAAAAGAGGGGAATGTGGTTGATTTTCCGGCATTGCTCGAATTGGTTGCTCAGGAAGCTCCTGAAATGCGGATCCGTTTCTCCACTTCGCACCCGAAGGACATGAGCGATAAAACCCTTGAAGTAATTGCGGCTCACAATAATCTGTGCAAGTACATTCACCTGCCTGTGCAATCGGGCAGCAACGATGTACTGAAACGCATGAACCGGAAATATACACGCGAATGGTATCTGGACAGAATCGCTGCCATCAAACGTATTTTGCCGGAAGCCAGCATTACTACCGACGTTTTCTGTGGATTCCCATCAGAAACGGAAGAAGATCATGCTCAGACACTTTCGTTAATGAAAGAGGTTGGTTTTGATTCGGCATTTATGTTCAAATATTCCGAACGTCCGGGAACTTATGCTGCTAAAAACCTTCCGGATGACATTTCAGAAGAGGTAAAAATTGAACGTTTACAGCAAATTATCGACTTGCAAAATACACTTTCAGCCGAAGCCAATAAAAAATCCATCGGAAAAACGTATGAAGTGCTGATTGAAGGCTATTCTAAACGGTCACGAGACCATTTCTTTGGAAGAACTTCGCAAAATAAAGTGGCTGTTTTCCCGAAAGGTGGTCATCACATCGGCGAATTTGTAAATGTAAAAATCGTCGATACATCATCGGCTACACTTATAGGAGAGTTAATCTAA
- a CDS encoding YfhO family protein, whose amino-acid sequence MNKQLWSKAWPHMAAILFFIVISYVYFSPVIDGKVVVGHDNQTWAGMSKETTDFNGSHDSPTLWTNSMFGGMPTYQIAMDSPSTAVSFIYSFFTNFPRPVFYLILYLIGFYILLLSLRVNPWLSALGAIGFAFASYNFIIIVAGHSSKAITLAYMAPVIGSVVMSYRSNRWLGAILTAIFLALGIKSGHIQIVYYVMMLLGVFIVSELIYAILEKQIKSFLITSAGLLGAAIIAMGINATTLITTYEYGKYSMRGQSSDTAHSAQKSNGGLEKDYITQWSYGVGETMTLLMPDFYGGSSIGTLDENSNTGKKLSSLGADATQIMSTQKWPLYWGSQPSTSGPVYIGAIICFLFVLGLFLVDGKYKWWLLAGTVLSIMLAWGKNFGILTNFFIDYVPYYNKFRTVAMILIIAGYTMPIMAILALQALIKNNIDKAKLTKSLYWAAGITGGLCLLFWLIPSLAGNFVSPEDAQFSGDYSFLKTTLPLDRQAIMKADALRSLIFIVLAAGAIWVYAKNKLKAAHLYLIFAVLFIADMYPVAKRYLNDDNFVSKQTAQATKPTQADKFILQDKSDYRVLNLAVSPFNDASTSYFHKSIGGYHGAKLRSYQDLIDVQLIPEMQAISNVFQHAKTLTDVQAPLAKLSVLNMLNMKYLIYNPEAMPITNPYANGTQWFVKKIIPVENNSEALRKVGQIDTKNEALVEKAVATSLPATFAKDTTATITLKKYEPNDLVYSYKSNSDQVAIFSEIYYDKGWTAYVNGAQVPYFKANYLLRGIALKPGQYDVEFKFDPPSYSTGNTISYASSILLVLIVLGGGFFAWRRNTKDPKEAGKE is encoded by the coding sequence ATGAACAAACAACTTTGGAGCAAAGCTTGGCCTCACATGGCTGCCATCCTGTTTTTTATTGTTATTTCTTACGTCTATTTCAGTCCTGTTATCGACGGAAAAGTAGTTGTCGGGCACGATAACCAGACCTGGGCAGGAATGTCGAAAGAGACCACCGATTTTAACGGGTCGCATGATTCACCGACTTTGTGGACCAACAGCATGTTTGGCGGAATGCCCACTTACCAGATTGCGATGGATAGTCCTTCCACAGCAGTAAGCTTTATCTATTCATTCTTTACCAATTTCCCGCGCCCTGTTTTCTACCTTATCCTTTATCTGATAGGATTTTACATTTTACTCCTCTCGCTCAGGGTAAATCCATGGCTGAGTGCGTTGGGTGCTATCGGTTTTGCATTTGCATCCTACAACTTCATTATAATAGTTGCAGGTCACAGCAGTAAGGCAATTACACTGGCATACATGGCTCCGGTTATAGGCAGCGTGGTGATGTCGTACCGAAGTAACCGTTGGCTGGGAGCAATACTGACGGCAATTTTCTTAGCGCTGGGGATCAAATCCGGACACATCCAGATCGTTTACTACGTGATGATGTTACTCGGTGTTTTCATCGTATCCGAACTTATTTATGCCATCCTCGAAAAGCAGATCAAATCCTTCCTGATCACTTCTGCAGGCTTACTTGGAGCTGCTATTATTGCCATGGGAATCAACGCCACAACACTTATAACCACCTATGAGTATGGCAAATATTCAATGCGAGGTCAAAGTTCAGACACTGCGCACAGCGCACAGAAATCGAACGGAGGTCTTGAAAAAGATTACATCACCCAGTGGAGTTACGGGGTCGGCGAAACCATGACATTACTGATGCCTGACTTTTACGGAGGTTCCAGCATTGGAACTCTCGATGAAAATTCAAATACCGGCAAAAAACTTTCTTCTCTGGGAGCAGATGCCACCCAGATCATGAGCACTCAAAAGTGGCCTCTTTACTGGGGAAGCCAGCCGAGCACATCGGGTCCTGTTTACATTGGTGCCATTATCTGTTTCCTTTTTGTGTTGGGATTGTTTCTGGTAGATGGAAAATACAAGTGGTGGTTGTTGGCAGGTACAGTGCTTTCAATCATGCTTGCCTGGGGTAAAAACTTTGGTATACTCACCAACTTCTTCATCGACTATGTACCGTATTACAACAAGTTCAGAACGGTAGCGATGATATTGATTATAGCTGGATATACAATGCCAATAATGGCGATTCTGGCTCTTCAGGCATTGATCAAAAACAATATCGACAAAGCCAAACTGACAAAGAGTCTGTATTGGGCAGCAGGAATTACAGGCGGACTTTGTCTCCTTTTCTGGTTAATACCTTCGTTGGCAGGGAATTTTGTTTCACCGGAAGACGCACAATTCTCGGGTGATTATTCTTTCCTGAAAACAACATTGCCGCTTGATCGTCAGGCAATAATGAAAGCAGATGCACTTCGTTCGCTGATCTTTATAGTTCTTGCAGCCGGTGCTATCTGGGTTTATGCCAAAAACAAACTAAAAGCAGCCCATTTGTATCTCATTTTTGCCGTCTTGTTTATTGCCGACATGTATCCGGTAGCGAAACGTTACCTGAACGACGACAATTTTGTGTCGAAACAGACTGCACAAGCTACAAAACCAACTCAGGCTGACAAATTCATCCTTCAGGATAAATCTGATTATCGCGTACTCAACCTTGCAGTTAGTCCGTTTAACGATGCATCAACATCATATTTCCACAAAAGCATTGGCGGATACCACGGCGCAAAATTGCGTTCTTATCAGGATTTGATTGACGTTCAGCTTATTCCCGAGATGCAGGCTATAAGCAACGTATTCCAGCATGCAAAAACGTTGACTGATGTCCAGGCTCCGCTTGCCAAACTCAGCGTGTTAAATATGCTGAATATGAAGTATCTGATTTATAATCCGGAAGCAATGCCTATAACCAACCCTTACGCTAACGGAACGCAATGGTTTGTGAAGAAAATCATTCCTGTAGAAAATAACAGTGAAGCCCTGCGCAAAGTTGGTCAGATTGATACAAAAAATGAAGCTTTGGTAGAAAAAGCCGTTGCCACATCATTGCCAGCGACTTTTGCAAAGGATACGACCGCCACAATTACCCTGAAAAAATATGAGCCTAACGATTTGGTTTATAGCTACAAATCCAACAGTGATCAGGTTGCCATATTCTCCGAAATTTACTATGACAAAGGTTGGACAGCTTATGTAAACGGAGCGCAAGTGCCATACTTCAAAGCAAATTACTTGCTCAGAGGGATTGCCCTTAAGCCAGGCCAATACGATGTGGAATTCAAATTTGATCCCCCATCCTATTCTACGGGGAATACAATCTCTTATGCTTCTTCCATCCTGTTGGTTCTGATTGTTTTGGGAGGTGGATTTTTCGCATGGAGAAGAAATACAAAAGACCCAAAAGAGGCCGGAAAAGAATAG
- a CDS encoding cell division protein FtsX — MSNSAKTAKKKFFNLHFTVTVSISLVLFLIGFIALLLMVGKDVSNYVKENVNMSVVLEDSISPANRFALEKAVKAMPATKSYDYISKDQALKDHIRDLGENPQDFLGYNPLLASYEIKLKSDYANPDSASKMETQLKQFLGVKQVMYQKDIVHLVNNNIQKTGFILSGVALILLFVSIVLLNNTIRISIYSKRFLINTMKLVGAKAWFIRRPFILKSLLNGLTAALLALVMLTGAVYYLQYEIGATFNLYRLDVLVIVGGLVILFALIITFFASLFAVNRYIRMRTDSYYFV; from the coding sequence ATGTCGAATTCAGCAAAAACAGCAAAGAAGAAATTCTTTAATCTTCACTTTACGGTCACCGTCAGCATATCGCTTGTGCTTTTCCTTATTGGATTCATTGCACTTTTGTTGATGGTAGGGAAAGATGTTTCCAACTATGTTAAGGAAAACGTCAACATGTCGGTTGTGTTGGAAGACTCCATCTCGCCGGCTAACAGGTTTGCCCTCGAGAAAGCCGTAAAAGCGATGCCGGCAACTAAATCATACGATTATATCAGCAAAGATCAGGCGCTGAAAGACCATATTCGTGATTTAGGAGAGAACCCGCAGGATTTCCTTGGTTACAATCCGTTATTGGCATCCTACGAAATCAAGCTGAAATCGGACTATGCCAACCCTGATTCAGCGTCGAAGATGGAAACTCAGCTAAAACAGTTTCTCGGGGTGAAACAGGTAATGTACCAGAAGGATATAGTACATCTGGTCAACAACAACATTCAAAAGACCGGATTCATTCTTTCGGGGGTGGCACTCATCCTGCTATTTGTATCTATTGTTTTGCTTAACAACACCATACGTATAAGTATCTATTCAAAGAGATTCCTTATAAACACGATGAAGCTGGTCGGCGCCAAAGCATGGTTCATCCGCCGTCCGTTTATTCTGAAAAGCCTGCTGAACGGACTTACCGCAGCATTACTTGCATTGGTGATGTTGACCGGAGCTGTTTATTATTTACAGTATGAAATTGGGGCAACATTTAACCTGTACCGTTTGGATGTATTGGTAATTGTCGGCGGACTTGTAATACTGTTTGCACTGATTATCACCTTTTTTGCTTCTCTTTTTGCGGTGAACCGTTATATCAGAATGCGCACTGATTCGTACTATTTTGTATAA
- a CDS encoding DUF3098 domain-containing protein: protein MKKKTTSEVKETSKEDKAFAFGKTNWLLMVVSLACILIGFLLMTGSSSGEQFNPDIFSTRRITVGPMIALFGFLFMIVAIMWPNKKGE from the coding sequence ATGAAAAAGAAAACAACATCTGAAGTAAAGGAAACTTCAAAAGAAGATAAGGCTTTTGCTTTTGGCAAAACCAATTGGTTGTTAATGGTTGTATCATTAGCTTGTATCCTGATTGGATTCCTGCTCATGACCGGAAGTTCATCCGGAGAGCAGTTCAACCCGGATATATTCAGTACCCGTCGAATCACAGTTGGCCCGATGATCGCTCTTTTCGGCTTTTTGTTTATGATTGTAGCCATTATGTGGCCAAACAAAAAGGGAGAATAA
- a CDS encoding undecaprenyl-diphosphate phosphatase, whose translation MNLLHAIVLAIVEGLTEFLPVSSTGHMALVSAFFGIEKSDFTKLFIENIQFGTIISVIVLYWRKFFDFKKLQFYIKLLVAFLPAAVFGVIFKKHIDELIGSPLFIAIVMFLGGIVLLFVDNWFKNPQIYSEEKITYKKSFFIGLFQVLAVLFPGLSRSAATIIGGMQQKLTRTAAAEFSFFLAVPTLAGAFAKSLWDAYKETPEILTSHNISILALGNLVGFIVAIIAIKAFISFLTKHGFRLFGYYRIVVGFIIIACLLWGKFNF comes from the coding sequence ATGAATTTGTTACACGCAATTGTTCTTGCTATTGTTGAAGGGCTAACTGAATTTCTTCCTGTATCTTCTACCGGGCACATGGCTTTGGTATCGGCCTTTTTCGGCATCGAAAAAAGCGATTTCACCAAACTATTCATTGAAAACATCCAGTTCGGCACCATTATTTCGGTGATTGTCCTTTACTGGCGCAAATTCTTCGATTTCAAAAAATTGCAGTTTTATATAAAGCTTTTGGTAGCTTTTCTCCCTGCAGCTGTTTTTGGCGTAATTTTCAAAAAACACATCGACGAGCTGATCGGTTCTCCGCTGTTTATCGCCATTGTGATGTTTTTGGGAGGTATCGTACTTTTGTTTGTCGACAATTGGTTCAAGAATCCGCAAATATATTCGGAAGAAAAGATCACGTACAAAAAATCGTTTTTCATCGGATTGTTTCAGGTGCTGGCTGTACTGTTTCCAGGCCTAAGCCGCAGCGCCGCGACCATAATCGGAGGTATGCAACAGAAGCTTACGCGCACAGCTGCCGCTGAATTTTCCTTTTTCCTTGCCGTTCCTACTTTGGCAGGGGCATTTGCTAAAAGCCTGTGGGATGCCTACAAGGAAACTCCTGAAATTTTGACATCTCACAATATCAGCATATTAGCATTAGGTAATTTGGTTGGCTTCATCGTTGCCATCATTGCTATTAAGGCATTTATTTCATTCCTGACTAAACATGGATTCCGACTCTTCGGTTACTACCGTATTGTTGTCGGATTTATTATCATAGCATGCTTGTTGTGGGGCAAATTTAATTTTTAA
- the truB gene encoding tRNA pseudouridine(55) synthase TruB has product MDFIQGEVLYFNKPLHWTSFSLVNKVRWLISRHLKVKKIKVGHAGTLDPLASGVMIICTGKATKQIDTFQYQTKEYIATLELGATTPSFDLEKEVDARYPFEHITREMVDERLQRFIGTIQQVPPVFSAVKVEGKRAYDYAREGQDVELKAKTLVIDELEVLDFALPVLKIRVVCSKGTYIRALARDIGIALDSGAHLTGLIRTRIGECTLDKCMSVEQFQELLQTMQTEN; this is encoded by the coding sequence ATGGATTTTATACAAGGCGAAGTTCTTTATTTCAACAAACCTCTGCACTGGACCTCATTTAGTCTGGTAAACAAAGTCAGATGGCTGATCAGCAGACATCTGAAAGTAAAGAAGATTAAGGTGGGCCACGCAGGCACCCTCGATCCTCTTGCTTCGGGTGTTATGATTATTTGTACCGGTAAAGCTACCAAGCAAATAGACACTTTTCAGTACCAGACAAAAGAGTATATTGCCACCCTTGAACTGGGCGCCACCACTCCGTCGTTCGATCTCGAAAAGGAAGTTGACGCCCGATATCCCTTTGAACATATTACCCGTGAAATGGTTGATGAACGGTTACAACGTTTTATCGGTACCATTCAACAGGTTCCTCCTGTTTTCTCCGCAGTAAAAGTGGAAGGAAAGAGAGCCTACGACTATGCCCGCGAAGGACAAGACGTTGAACTCAAAGCTAAAACTCTTGTTATAGATGAACTGGAGGTACTCGACTTTGCTTTGCCCGTACTAAAAATCAGGGTAGTGTGTAGCAAAGGCACTTACATAAGAGCCTTAGCCCGCGATATCGGAATCGCACTCGATAGCGGGGCTCACCTGACCGGATTGATACGGACGCGCATCGGAGAATGCACACTGGACAAATGTATGTCCGTTGAGCAATTTCAGGAATTGCTCCAAACAATGCAAACTGAAAATTAA
- the queA gene encoding tRNA preQ1(34) S-adenosylmethionine ribosyltransferase-isomerase QueA encodes MKLSQFKYKLPDELIALYPTKHRDESRLLVLHRKTGEIEHRTFNDILEYYNDQDVFVFNDTRVFPARLYGTKDNSEAKIEVFLLRELNHDLRMWDVLVDPARKIRVGNKLYFGENNLLVAEVIDNTTSRGRTVRFLYDGSYEEFRKTLYELGETPLPRFIKRDVEPEDETRYQTIFAKNEGAVVAPTAGLHFSRELLKRLEILGIDFAYVTLHAGLCNYREIDVEDLTKHKVDSEQMLVNQDAVGIINHAKDTNRKVCAVGTTVMRALETCACTNGTIKPYDGWTSKFIFPPYDFGVADSMIANFHLPYSPLLMLTCAFGGYDQVMGAYQKAVQEGYRFGIYGDAMLII; translated from the coding sequence ATGAAACTGTCGCAATTTAAGTACAAACTTCCAGATGAATTAATTGCCCTTTATCCCACAAAACACAGAGATGAATCCCGCTTGTTAGTTTTACACCGAAAGACCGGGGAAATTGAACACCGCACTTTTAATGACATTCTTGAATATTATAATGATCAGGATGTGTTCGTTTTTAACGACACAAGAGTGTTCCCTGCCCGTCTTTACGGCACAAAAGACAACTCCGAAGCGAAAATAGAAGTGTTCCTGTTGCGCGAATTAAACCACGATCTGCGCATGTGGGATGTTTTGGTAGATCCGGCTCGTAAAATCCGTGTGGGCAATAAACTCTATTTCGGGGAGAACAATCTGCTTGTAGCCGAGGTTATTGACAACACCACGTCGCGAGGACGTACTGTCAGATTCCTCTATGACGGAAGTTATGAAGAATTCCGTAAAACACTTTACGAGTTAGGAGAAACTCCATTGCCCCGTTTCATCAAACGCGATGTAGAGCCTGAAGATGAAACTCGCTATCAAACAATCTTTGCAAAAAACGAAGGTGCTGTAGTCGCTCCTACTGCAGGACTGCACTTCAGCCGTGAATTGTTAAAACGCCTTGAGATTCTTGGTATCGACTTTGCATACGTAACTTTGCATGCAGGATTGTGCAACTACCGCGAAATTGATGTGGAAGACCTGACCAAACACAAGGTTGACTCGGAACAAATGCTTGTTAACCAGGATGCTGTTGGAATTATCAATCACGCCAAAGATACCAACCGTAAAGTGTGCGCTGTGGGAACCACTGTGATGCGGGCTCTCGAAACGTGCGCGTGCACAAACGGAACTATCAAACCATACGACGGATGGACCAGTAAATTCATCTTTCCTCCTTATGACTTTGGCGTTGCCGACAGCATGATTGCAAACTTTCACCTTCCCTACTCTCCGCTTTTGATGCTGACCTGCGCTTTCGGAGGTTACGATCAGGTGATGGGAGCCTATCAAAAGGCTGTTCAGGAAGGATATCGTTTCGGTATCTACGGTGATGCAATGCTGATTATCTGA